CCACACCACGATTCGCAACGCCGACGACTTCTGCGATTATGTGATGTCCAACGCCTACGTCGGCCTCGTATCTGGCACGGCATTCGGCGACCCCAACTGCTTCCGGCTGAGCTACGCCGCCTCAGAGGCACAGCTGCGCGAGGCCATCAAACGGATGAAAAATGTGTTGGGAAGGCTGCGATAGGCGCTGCGTTCATCTCGCCATTTCTCGCTCCGGCCGACAGTTTTTTGAGTTTTTTGGACAAAATTTATTCGATTTTGAAAACAAAATCAACCCAGTAAACCTTGTCAATCCTTTCAATGAAAAATCACCTGTCAGTGAGTAAAAGACAGAAGCACACAAACACTTTGCTCAATGAAATTCAGACTCGCTTGCCTTCTGCTGCTCACCCCGCTTTTCCTTTTTTCAAACTGCAAAAAGCAATCAAGCCTCACAGATATTGACCCACCCGCTCAGGACACGACCAGCAAAAACTTTTTCTTTGGCGCAGACCTGTCATACGTCAACGAAATGGAGGACTGCGGCGTGGTTTACAAGGAAAACGGCACTGCCAAAGACCCTTACCGCATTTTTGCCGACAACAATTGCAACCTCGTCCGGCTGAGACTTTGGCACACTCCCTCTTGGCACGACACGCTGAACGCGGGCAAACGCTACTCCGATTTTCAGGATGTGAAAAAGAGCATCCGGCGTGCCAAAGACCTCGGTATGGCCGTGTTGCTCGATTTCCACCTTTCCGATACTTGGGCCGACCCCAGCCGCCAGTTGGTGCCAAAAGCATGGGAACCCGTGGTGGACAACTTGCCCGTGCTGAAAGACTCGCTCTTCAACTACATCTCACAGACACTCCTACAACTGAACGCCGAGGGACTGCTGCCCGAAATGGTGCAAATCGGCAACGAAACCAACCGGGGCATCCTGCTTTCGCCGCAGGTCAACAACGCAGGATGGTCGTTGGATTGGAGCAGAAACAGCCAATTGTTCAACACCGCCATTAGCGCCGTGCGCAGCGTGGAACAAACCGTCGGCAAAAAGGTAAAAGTGGCGCTGCACGTCGCTGCTCCAGCAGAGGCAAAATGGCTCACGGAAGGTTTTTGGAATGCCGGAGTGAGGGATTTCGACTTGATTGGCTTGTCCTATTATTGGGCTTGGCACAAACCCACGACCATCACAGAGGCTGGCAGCGTCGTAGCGGAGTTGCGTCAAAAATACCCCGGCAAGGACGTGATGATTTTTGAAACGGGCTACATCTGGACCACTCAATCGAACGACGCGGCGAACAATATCATCAGCGAGGTGCATCCCAACTATTCGCCCGCCAGCCCTGCCAACCAGCAAAAATGGCTTGTGGATTTGACCAAAGAAGTCATGAAACGCGGCGGAATCGGTGTCATTTATTGGGAGCCTGCGTGGGTTTCCTCGCCCTGCTGGACCCAATGGGGGCAAGGCTCGCATCAGGAACATGCCACGTTTTTTGATTTCCAAAACAATGTGCTGCCAACGGGAGGAATGTACTGGATGACTCAAAAATACGATTGATGCGAATTAGGGATTGAGATACACTTCGTGTCACCTGTTTTTGGGCATGGCCAAAAGCGCAATCTGCTCAAAATCGGGGAGAGCAAACATGGCCATCCGACAAATCCCATCGAATCAAGGTATAAAATGCTGAAAACGGGCGCTGCTCGGGGGGCGATTTGAGGTCGCCGCCAGAAAAATGCTTGAGCATCTGACGCAAAAAAAAGTTCAACGCTTGACTTGCACGAGCGAGGTATTCCGCTTCAATAGAGCCGATTTTGCGGCGGCGGCACATAGAGCAACAAGGTGTTCTCTCCAAAATACTCTTTAAAGGCGAGCGCAAAAGTGCCCGGACTTGTGAACCCCACCAACTCGGCAATGGCCTGAGGGTTGCCCGCCCGTTTTTCCAACAATACTTTGGCTTTTTCCAATCGCATCTCACGGATGAACTGCACGGGTTCTTTGCCCGTCAGCACCTTCAGTTTCTTGGCAAAATGCGCCTTGGTCATCTGCAACTTACGCGCAATGTCGTCGGCCATGAAATCGGGAGCGGCGAGATTGTGCTCAATCATCTGCACCGAACGCAGCAAGAAGGGGTCTTCGATGGGGATGCGGTTTTCGGTGAAATAAAGCTGCATGAAGCGGTTGAACTGCTCGTGCTTCACCTTGCGAGCATCGAGCAGGCGCTGCACGGAAGCATCGAACTCATTGTCAATGACCGGGCGGGTGAACCACACATCCGCGCCAGCCCGCAAGGCGTCGAGCTTGCCTTCGTTGCCAAATTTATCGGTCAAAAGCACCACCGGGATGTGGTTGGTGCGTTCGGAGAGTTTGATTTGCCGCGCGATTTCGATGCCCGTGCGACCATTGAGTACCGCGTCGCATACGATTAGGTCGGGCAGGAGGTCGTTGGCCATTTGTAGTCCTTCATTGGGCGACGCGGCCGTTTCTATTTGAAAACGGTCGGATAAAAGCGACTTCATATAAAGCACCACTTGGCGGTTAGGCTCTATCAGCAGCGCCACTTGCTCGGGCTTCGGGCCTTGATAAAGTTGGTATGGGTCGGGGGGTGGAGGGACGGCCACGGCGGTTTGGGCGGCCTCCACTGCCTGTGCGAT
This genomic interval from Saprospiraceae bacterium contains the following:
- a CDS encoding glycosyl hydrolase 53 family protein; protein product: MKFRLACLLLLTPLFLFSNCKKQSSLTDIDPPAQDTTSKNFFFGADLSYVNEMEDCGVVYKENGTAKDPYRIFADNNCNLVRLRLWHTPSWHDTLNAGKRYSDFQDVKKSIRRAKDLGMAVLLDFHLSDTWADPSRQLVPKAWEPVVDNLPVLKDSLFNYISQTLLQLNAEGLLPEMVQIGNETNRGILLSPQVNNAGWSLDWSRNSQLFNTAISAVRSVEQTVGKKVKVALHVAAPAEAKWLTEGFWNAGVRDFDLIGLSYYWAWHKPTTITEAGSVVAELRQKYPGKDVMIFETGYIWTTQSNDAANNIISEVHPNYSPASPANQQKWLVDLTKEVMKRGGIGVIYWEPAWVSSPCWTQWGQGSHQEHATFFDFQNNVLPTGGMYWMTQKYD
- a CDS encoding response regulator transcription factor is translated as MRQSTQIGLLLLLLLAVGPLSAQNDLVADTLSTRFTLLTQLLQAGNYEQAQIEAEGYRDFLRRNRLAISPTALVLISNVYKANSDERSATRLLADAELDARKDPNYETKVALLDKLVAEYRRWDLPDQALTCHKLLTIAQDTIAARQRRAEHNNIKVKLDSISRVREQEMLEYNDYFHIERSKGMLWAGIVALMFVALLVAYYLNTDRWRKHLERKELEWDMMRTNLRREAEEQAIAQAVEAAQTAVAVPPPPDPYQLYQGPKPEQVALLIEPNRQVVLYMKSLLSDRFQIETAASPNEGLQMANDLLPDLIVCDAVLNGRTGIEIARQIKLSERTNHIPVVLLTDKFGNEGKLDALRAGADVWFTRPVIDNEFDASVQRLLDARKVKHEQFNRFMQLYFTENRIPIEDPFLLRSVQMIEHNLAAPDFMADDIARKLQMTKAHFAKKLKVLTGKEPVQFIREMRLEKAKVLLEKRAGNPQAIAELVGFTSPGTFALAFKEYFGENTLLLYVPPPQNRLY